The window CGAGCGCGGCAATGGCTGGCTGCTCGGAACAGCGCTCGGCGTCATCACGGTGGGCGTACTGCGCAACGGCCTCAATTTGATGGCGCTGCCGTCGTCGATCCAGGTCGCCAGTGTCGGCATCCTGGTGATCGTGGCCCTGTTTGTCGACGGATTGCGGAGCCGGACATGACCGACGTCTCGAAGCCGACCACTCCGAAGCAGACCTTCATGCCGCCGCGCGCGTTCCTGTCGGAAGACGTGATCCAGGTGTTCTACCGGCTGCTCGCGGCGCTGCTGATTTGCGTCGCGTTGTCGCTGCTCAGCGACTCCTTCCTCAGCGTCAACAACATCCTCAATGTGCTGCGCCAGGCCAGCCTGATGTTCTTCATCGCCGCAGGCCTCACACTGGTGGTGCTCACCGCCGGCCTCGATCTGTCCGTCGGCGCCAATGTGGCGCTGTCGGCCTGTCTTGCCGGCACCGTCATCCATGTCACCAAGTCGCCCGCGCTTGGCGTGCTCACGGGTCTGGCTGCTGGTGGCGCCATCGGGCTTCTCAACGGGGTGATGGTAACGGCGCTGCGGATTCCGTCCTTCATCGCCACCTATGGCATGCTGTGGGTGCTGCATGGCGTGACCTACTGGTACATGGCCGGGGACACCATCCATGGTTTCCCGCCGGGTTTCCGCCAGATCGGCAGCGGCTACTGGCTGGGCTTGCCGATTCCGGTCTACCTGCTGCTGATCTTCCTCGCCATCGGCACGATTTTCGCGCAGCGCACCACCTGGGGGCAGGAGATCTATGCCATCGGCGCCAATCCGGTGGCGGCGCGGCTGTCCGGCATTCCGGTCTCGCGCCGGCTGATCCTGGTCTATGTGATGTCCGGCCTGATGGCGGGCCTCGCCTCCATCGTGTTCCTGGCGCGGCTGAATTCGGCCGAGGCCGACATCGGCGAAAGCCTGACGCTGCCGGCGATCGCGGCGGTGCTGATCGGCGGCACTTCGCTGTTCGGCGGCATCGGCACGGTATTCGGCACCTTTGTCGGCGCGCTCATTCTCACG is drawn from Bradyrhizobium prioriisuperbiae and contains these coding sequences:
- a CDS encoding ABC transporter permease, which translates into the protein MTDVSKPTTPKQTFMPPRAFLSEDVIQVFYRLLAALLICVALSLLSDSFLSVNNILNVLRQASLMFFIAAGLTLVVLTAGLDLSVGANVALSACLAGTVIHVTKSPALGVLTGLAAGGAIGLLNGVMVTALRIPSFIATYGMLWVLHGVTYWYMAGDTIHGFPPGFRQIGSGYWLGLPIPVYLLLIFLAIGTIFAQRTTWGQEIYAIGANPVAARLSGIPVSRRLILVYVMSGLMAGLASIVFLARLNSAEADIGESLTLPAIAAVLIGGTSLFGGIGTVFGTFVGALILTLVLNGMNLLQVSASWQPLVTGVIVILAVWLDMKTRRRTQ